Below is a window of Sceloporus undulatus isolate JIND9_A2432 ecotype Alabama chromosome 9, SceUnd_v1.1, whole genome shotgun sequence DNA.
TTGCAGTTGCTCAGTGTGTCTGCATGTGGTGTTATGGTTGATTGTGCTATAAAACAACTATCCTTCCCATCTCCAGTAAACCATGTTGAACACAAACCATGGCTTATTGTGTTATTTGCATGCATGCAATGGATCCTGATACACATTCTAATGTGAGATGTACTACAAAATTGCCTTGCACCAGCCAGCCACAAACCTTTGACCGCACTCTGATGTGGTTCGGCCGCACAAGtctctgtttttaatctgttaaatgTTTTATCTAGTGTTGTGCTTCTGTGCCTTtttaaagagacaaacaaatccaCCAGTGAGGTTGGGGGAACCCCATGCAGTTTGGTAGGAAAGGAACTTTATTCGCTCGATAAGCCAGAGAAAGTTGTTTGTATCCAAAGtgtatgaaaagaaagtgggacgaCGCCAGCTGAGTAGTGAAGCTCACTGACCATTTGCCACAGAAGAGAAGTGCCAGGGCCATGCTATTCGTCACTGTGCCACCAATGGTAGACCTGGTCAGAGATGATGCTCAGGTATGTGTTCATGGCGGAGTAACCCTTTTGATACATGTCActggaaaggaaaaacagaggaagaggagagaagggaggaggaaagatgaagagaaagagggagaaaggaggaggaggaagaaggaagggaagaaagaggaaggaagaggaagaggaagaaggaggaggaaaaagaaggaggaggagggaggaagatgaaggaggaaggaagatggggaaaaaggaaggaagaggaaaagaggaggaaagaggaaatggaaggaggaggaaggaagaagaggaaggaggatcggaaggaagagaaagaaagaagaagaaggataggaaaaggaaagaaggaggatgggaaaaggaaagaggaaggagtaGGAGAatgatggaggagggggaggggaaatgaggaaggaagatgaaaaggaaagaggaggaagagggagaaggaaggaggaggtgaAGGAAAGAGTAGAgtggaggggaaaaacacattaaGAAGATGGAAGTTGGAGCATcgaccctttccttccttttgggtCTGAACTGGGAAGTGTGGCTCTTCTCTGTGGCTCCAGTGCCCCCCAACTGGCCTGGCCTGATCCCACTGCCAAGGCCCTTGTGCCCCACATAAGGCTTCCTGCTTGGCATCTGGCAACATCTGGGGATGGGAGGATGCTGCTATGGCCCAGAAATGgctggagagggaaggagggaagcggCCAAGGGCCGGCCCCTGACTTCTGCTGCAGTCTTTccagagaaagaagaagcagaagagccTTGTTCCTCTCAAGGGAGAACTGCAGCCAGGTCAGGAGGCTGTGTCTGCCGCTCGGCCGCCTCCATCTGCCAGCCGTTCCAAGACTCACTATTGAGAGAAAGGCACTGTGGTGCACACTCCCCAATGAAGCATTTCAGCCATTACCTTTCAATCGATAGCGCTTGCTGTTTCGAAGCTGGCATCCATGTTTCCCCCACCAGACCAGGATCAAACCATGATCAGCAATCCCATGGGGCAGAAGGGGAGAGGGACACGTAGGGAAGTCCTATGGATTTAATGGGCCTACTCTAAAGGGGAATGCCCTGGGACTCAGGACAACTATGTCTTCATGTTACATGGACTTGGAAGCTCTCCTCGCCCGCGACCCACAAGGTCTGGGGCTGGCCATAGTCTCACCTAAGTTTCTCATTCACTGCGGTGGATTTTATTTGGTTCACCCAATTCTGGGTCGTATCGGAAACCTGATCCCAGTATCCTTTGGCTGCCTCTTGGAGTTGGGCGAACACCTCTTTTTCTTGCGTCTCTCGTTTCTGAAGGCGGTAGCCGGAGACATCTGCCAAAAAAGGGGAGAATTGATGGACGGacgaaggaagaaagaaggggaggaggaaaatgggGAAGGAAATAAGTCATTAAACATCTGATATGGTATTTAAAAGCTGTCAGTCCCACAAAGGATGGATGGACTGAGTCAATTGTTGGGTGGTAAATCGTACAAGTTAATACTGTGGACTTTAATGAGCTTAGCCTAGCTGCATATAACATAggcaatatctatctatctatctatctatctatctatctatctatctatctatctatctatctacctacctacctacctacctatagACAACCTGCAAGTTTGTAGAACATAGGTTCAATGTGATGTGTCAGAAAAAATAATGTCCTGtataggcattttctaggtcctccagtgcgattcAATAGTATgcttctgccagacattgaccatagagtcactctggatgacctagcgattcctagagagaacacttctctaggcatttgtaggtcctccagatctgctctgggccccacaacaagctccaactcccagaattccatagccttgagccagatagagttaaagcggtgccaaaccaggttatttctctagtgtggatgcaacctcacTTTGCACTTTGCACAAGATCAGAGGTCTCCTCATGGCTTTCAAACCAGGAGTCAGGCAAAACTTACCCGAACAGAGAACCACTAGAAGGAGAGCCGCAGCCACCAGTCTGAGACCCATTTTTCACAATGGTTGCCTGAAATGTTGAAACAGAAACGTTTGCCCTGGTAAACAAAAGCTGGGACCGATTCAAGGCCAAGCCAAATGCTGAACTTTGCAGCTGGGTTTTTCCAGTcacaggttttattttttaagaagccAGTATGGGGGGAACCATTTTAAATCTAGTGGGAGAAACTGGTTGACCAGTGTCATGGAGGGCTGTCAGACGATGTATTTGTTTTGCAATTGCTCAGCCTCCTTCTCTGAATATTCTCCCCCAACCCACCGTTTGCACCAGGAGTGGGGAAGGCATGGCATGTGGGTCACCTTTGGCCCTTGTGCCCATCTTTATGGGGGCATCTCTCTCCACCAAAGGCCCCTCCAAACCCCAGGGCCTCGCAATAAATTATCCAAAACCCAAACCATGCAAATCATGCTCACAATTGTGATGTTTTTGCTTCCTATGAATCCCCAAATTGGCCAAGAACAAAACAAGAAGTGACTCTGTGCCACTTCCATGTGAGGAAAAACACAACAGTGTGCCCTGTTTGGGGTTTGCAGAGCCGAAAGTAGGCACAACTGGGTACCCCAGATATTGCTTTTCCATGTGACTTATCTctgtcttttctccttctcctgggGAGAAATATCCATTATGGTtatggatagatagatgaaatGATGCCACAGTctttagctttttgtgggttctttgagctttgtggccatgttctagaagagtttgttcctgatgttttgccagaatctgtggctttggcatctgtGGCTGAGAAGATACCagctgcagatgctggtgaaacatcaggaacaaactcttctagaacgtggccacatagtccgaaaaacccacaataaactatggatgccggccatgaaagccttcgacttcacactccGCAATCTATTTTGCTCAGCAGCACTTGGAGCCATCCATATTCCGGATGCACCAAAGGTCCTTCAACTCCAAACCCCAAGCTCTGACCTAAAATTCCTGGAGAATAGTTTGGAGAAACCATTTCTGGTTTCCTTGGATCAATTCTAGGCTACAAGAGTCAATCCCAAGGAGGTAAATACCCTCATGCTCTCACCTTAGACTCCTAAAGTTGTGTCTTCCTTCTCTGGGCTGGAACCGCCAATGGTGCGATGGTCGCCAACCGTCCTCTTgctgagaaaagaggaagaaatgccACTTGTGGTCCTTCCTTGGTCATTCCCTTGACCACCACACCTCCTGCCACTGACCAGAGTCCAAGCAAACAAGTCCAGGTTGCAATGCTGGTGGACAAGATAAATATGACCTTTGGGAAAAAGCGGACATCGACGGACTTTGCTGGGAAATGgctgggggggggtgtgtgtgtcacccAGGAATGGGTTGTTGAGTCTATCATCCACCTGCGGAGCCCCGATtctctgaggcaaaggacaagatggccctCCTCCCCagtctgcagtctccatttcaaaGGTGACCGGACCTTCTGCAGAACCAAAGGAGGGGTGTTCACTATCACTTTTGAGGTTACAAAGGAAATTTGGGGTCCCAGGGCAGGTTATGTGAGATTTAGTGTAAGTTAGTGTAAAGTGATGcacattggaggtctttaaacagaggctggatggccacttgtcAAGTATgccttgactgagagttcctgcatgacagaagaaggaggttggactggatggccctgtttggggtctcttgcaactctatggttctaggaTTCTGGATCTGGACCAGAACGTGGAAAaagtactttttggactacaagtgtccaccagacagcatggccaggaaaaggagggagggaatctgGGGTTACTGACCAATTTTGTGGCCTCCCAAAGGTTGTTGAGCTGCATCTCCCAGCAACTTCTCCCTAACCAGCAGAACCAGTGgttaagaatgctgggagttgcagtccaacaggatTCCCACCTTTGTTGTAGacccccaaaaagtaacttctccaaccCTCTACTCTACATTCTCCTTAGGATGTAGGTTAAACCATGCTTAATGCAAACAAATCATCTCCTAGATGTTGAGACGTATTATTGACATCTAGTCTCTTTGGTGTCCTTAGTGAATCCACtgtgggttttagtctgaatgtAAAAGGAGGCATTCAAGGTGCAGCATTCATTTTGGGGACAGAAGCACAGCATCCTGGAGACCTCCCTTTGAGATTAAAGCCTTGAGGAGAGTTTGAATATAGAAAGggctgaagaggaggagatcTGGGCTGTGGCAGCTGTTGGCTCCCATGTCAAGCAAACAGTGAACCAGCTGCAGGTTTTATTTTAGGTCTagtctgcactgcaaaaacaatgtgGTTTGgtcccacttcaactgccatgtgGCTTCAGCCTACAagttcctgggatctgtagtttggtgaggaactggCATTCTTTGGCGTAGAAGGATAACCACTTTgtacaactacaaaccccaggttccacaagatggagctagagcacttaaagtggtatgaaactgcattatttctacagtgtagatgcacctgggTCTCAGATTGTGAAGATTCTGGTCTGGCGGGATCCTATACTGTATTTGAAATAAGTTCCTCCTGAGAGCAAGGCTTAGCCCACTGTCCAAAGGACTATTTGTAGAAGGATTGGAGAGTAAACAGAGAGTTGGGGCAGAGTAGGTCAGGGTCTGCTCAGCCTTATGCAATGTTTGCTCCCCGGTCATTTATCAACCAAACCTATTTTGGTTGCAAAGATTTCGGAGGAGGAGGTGAACAAGGGAGGTATCACAGCAAGAAGGCGATAGAAAATGTTGTTGGCTACCAATGAAACCCAGACAAGGGTCAGGAGGAGCACAGATCAGCTTCATGTGCCACCAAACCCGCCCTGGAGCACACGATTGTAACTGGAAAATGTGAGGATGCCCCTGAGCATGCGCAGAAAGCTTTCTTTAGTTGGAAACAGCTGCATTGGAAGGCAGAGATTCCTCCCAAGATGGAATCTTCTCCTTGGCATTTGTTTTTCAATGGGACACGCTGTGCAGGGTCTACAGccctggttcccaaactttggtcctttggTTGCTTTGGACTTCACCTCACATAATTCCTGACCATTAGCAAatctggctggggattctgggcattgaaGTAAAAgaacctgaaggaccaaagtttgggtctCACTGATCTAGGGCATCCCCAGCAGAGTGTTGTCCATCCACTTctggaagatgtccagagaaggagaccccaccacttctccacctctccttcttaaaatgaggggACCAGAACTGAACCCAGGAcctcagatgaggcctgaccatgTAGTAGGACTATGGCTTCCTTTGCTTTGGTTCCATCAGTCAGGCTGTCTgggggattatgggtgttgttgTCCCTCCTCTCAGAGGAACTGGGTTGGATCAGGTGAGAAGGAAATAAATCACAAGAATAAGATTTTGTTTCACCAGGAAGGCATTTCCTCTTTATTTGTGCTGAATACATTGGCAAATAAAAAatggagaggaaggaaaatgTGAAAAAAGGCTACGAAAGGAAGTGATAGACGGAGAGTCAGACGTTTCTCCAGTGGCTACTTGGGGGTCGCATAAAGACCCTCCTTCCAGCCAGC
It encodes the following:
- the LOC121915958 gene encoding apolipoprotein C-II-like; protein product: MGLRLVAAALLLVVLCSDVSGYRLQKRETQEKEVFAQLQEAAKGYWDQVSDTTQNWVNQIKSTAVNEKLSDMYQKGYSAMNTYLSIISDQVYHWWHSDE